TCTTCGCCTTTCCGCTATCCTCGGCCTTTTTCCATACTTTTTTGTGCATGGACTCGAAGATCAACGGAACACCGAGCATAATGTTGGCCTGGGACTCCGCCATATTTTTGACGATATATTTCAGTCCTTCACAGATTGCAACACAGCAGCCCTGGTACATGGAAGTAAAAACATGGCAGGTTAACTCATACGTATGGTGCATTGGCAAAACGGAAAGTCCTGTGAAATTTTGTGAAACATCAACGAACTTTGACATATTGAACACATTGGCTGTGATATTCTTATGAGAGAGCATCACACCTTTTGCCATTCCTGTTGTTCCGGAAGTAAAAAGCAGGGAGCACATTGCCTCTCTGTCGATTTCTGCATCGATAAAATTGCGCTGCTCCTCCATAAGCAATCTTCTTCCAGCTCTCTGAAGCTTTTTCATGGAAAGCTTGTGATCTATGTGATCTGTAGCGTCCATGCTAATACTGTATTCTATGCTCTCAATCCCCTGGATCGCTTCTTCTACAACAGCACCCACTTTGCTGGAATAGATGATCGCACTGGTGCCGGATCTTTCAAGCAGATTATGCACTTCCTGGGCAGGCAGCTCACGGTCCAAGGGAACAACAACGCCTACCCCGTTTACCACTGCCAGATAGGAGACAACCCACTCGTAGCGGTTCTCTCCGATGACTGCTATATTTTTACCTCCCAGGCCCAAATCCAACAGCGCAGTACCGAACTCATCGATGTCTGTCTTGAACTTGCTGAATTTGATAGGAACATAGCTTCCTCCAGGCGCATTCTTCACCAGAAACGCATTCTTATCCGCAAACAGCTCAGCACTGCTATTGATCATATCCTTTAAATCACGTATGGGTCTTCGGGTATATTCTTCATCTCTATATTTGGAGCTGTTCATTCTTTTCTCCTCCTGCAATCGATCGTTTAACATCAATCGATGTTGATACAATTTTCCATAAAATCTATATTTTAGATTAGAAAACAGTATAGAATATTCTATCATAGATTTCGTTTGGGAAGCAACACCTATCCGATTACCCGAATCAGGTCACTTAGTACACCATATGCTGTCTGTAGAATTTCAGGATCATGCTCCACTACAGAAACAGGTCCCATAAGATCAGTGGTGATGGTGACTACAGATGAAGTTCCTGATATCGATGCAAAAAGGTCCTTCTGATCGATCTCCTCCGGCCCAACACTCCCAATTACTGTTCCGTTCTGAATTGTGCCTCTGCAAAGAAGTTTGATTACCTTACCCCTTGCATCAGCCTCCCGAAGCTGATCGGTGGTGATTCCTGCAATTCCCTTCCGCTGAATCAAATCAGGTGTAATATCCGCGTCCATCAGAACATTCAGCAGTGCAGCGGTTTTTGCAGCCGCATCCCAACCTTCCACATCCAAAGCAGGATCGGCTTCGACAAAGCCTTTCATTTTTCCTTCTGCAATCACTTCATCATATGGTCTGCCTTTTGCTAACTCCTCGAGAATGAAATTTGTCGTGGAATTCAGGATTCCTTTTACCGCGGTTACCCTGCAAAGTTTCAAGGTATCCTCCACAAGGTTGAATACCGGTGTACCGTCCATCACCGTAGTCTCATAGCAAAATCTCACGCCCTGGGATTCCGCCAGTCTTCGCAACCTCTTAAAATCCCAGGCAATCGGGCCTTTATTGGCAGTAATCACATGCTTTTTCCTGTGAAATGCGGCTTCAATATGATCAATTGCGGGCCGGCCGGAAAAAATAGCAAGCGGAGTCATCTCAACCAAGATATCGTAAGCTGCTTTCTCTGCGATTTCAAGAGAGGTAAGTGTAGAAGCATCGGGATTCTCAGCGAAAAAGCGTCCTTGCTCCTGAATT
This genomic window from Clostridiales bacterium contains:
- a CDS encoding AMP-binding protein, with the protein product MNSSKYRDEEYTRRPIRDLKDMINSSAELFADKNAFLVKNAPGGSYVPIKFSKFKTDIDEFGTALLDLGLGGKNIAVIGENRYEWVVSYLAVVNGVGVVVPLDRELPAQEVHNLLERSGTSAIIYSSKVGAVVEEAIQGIESIEYSISMDATDHIDHKLSMKKLQRAGRRLLMEEQRNFIDAEIDREAMCSLLFTSGTTGMAKGVMLSHKNITANVFNMSKFVDVSQNFTGLSVLPMHHTYELTCHVFTSMYQGCCVAICEGLKYIVKNMAESQANIMLGVPLIFESMHKKVWKKAEDSGKAKKMRAAVQLSKQLGKLNIKSTKKLFKAVHQAMGGHMQVFISGAAAIDPAVVEDFNAMGITMFQGYGMTENSPIIAVNKDRYYKPASVGLPMPGTEIRIIEEDENGVGEIICRGDSVMLGYYDNPEETAKVLVNGWLHTGDYGYFDKDGFLYISGRKKNVIVTKNGKNIFPEEVEFYLNKSDFISEVVVWGLDEEKSGDTIVCAEIFPDFTAVEAKFGKISEAELKRLLKKEIDEINEHMPLYKRVKRFDIREEEFEKTTTKKIKRYTANRV